gttggagcctgtcccaggcaatATAAAATGTGAGGGCAATTTAAGACACCAATTCACCAAGATTACATGTTTCTGGATTCTGGGGAGGTCACACCAACTTTACACACAGAGCAAGTGTCTGCCATCCCATGGTGATTGGGAAATTGAGTTCAAAAGAGGATGGGTTTAATCGATAGCAAACCGTAAGGACACATTTGTTTGCCTCATTTATCTTGCCTATGATTTGGAATCAAACCTGTTAGGTTCATAACATGCACTGCAGAGGAAAAGGTTTCTAGTGAATATGAAGCTACCAGGGTGTTACCTGTGAAATAATTATACAGGAAGATTAGCTGAGGATCAAACCGACCTGGAGATAAAGTGTGCAGTATTAGCTGTATTGATTCACTATGTAGTGTGAGATCCAACAGTGGCACACATTTGGAAGTAGTATGTGACTCAGTAGGTTAGGACATTGTACTTGTGATTATaaggttgctagttcaagtCCCAGGGTCAGTACAGCCATTTTACCAGTGGGCTCCTGAGGTAGGTCTTTAACCCCAGATTGCTCCTGAGATTTACAGTCCCAGCTTTTACCAATCAGCCCCATCCAACATGCTTGAAGTGTTGAAATTATTTGTATGGTGTCCTGTAAAACAAACTATAACAGACAGCTGTTCCCCCAAAATGTATCAAATTATAAAATTAGGATGGTCTTTGGTAATGATGGGTTCAGGTTTGGAGCGAGGCTGACAACTGCATCCATTGTCACTGTAAAGATCAATGGAAACTTTAGTTGGTTCCAGAATTGAAAAGGGACATTACGGAGTaattgtttacatggtgacAGAAAAATTAGGTAGATATCCAACATGTCAATGGATGGAAGACATGCTCATTTTTATAGTTGGTGTAGAACAGTTTCTAAGTCTTAAAAACATTATGAAACGTAACAATATATTAACATTTAAACTGGTGTGTTTTGAAATATATATGTTCTGAATATCGATGttctcaaaataaaatcaatacgtCCTTAGGTATAACGCTCTACAAGAGAACTGTTTTGTGACAATTAAAACTGCTTTCCTGCAGTCCGCCGTATCGATTATGGACTTTGACAGGAGCTCCGCGTGGAATATGACGCAGCCTCGTGCCTGATACGGTGTATTTCAGGattcattttattatatgaattGGTCAGCGAACGGCGACCGACAGACACCACCCAAaatgacatttatttttatataatcacTACTATATTTGTATGTCTAAcgtttgtatttatatttccAAACATTAGGTCATTTGATTATTTTTGTGTAGGCCTATTTAAGTTCCTTTCAGGGCTGGATTGCGGAAAAACATcgataagttttttttttattcctttaaTGAAGATGAAAATATATCAAGAAATATGCGTTTTCTTTGTCTCTTTGTCGACCCCGGTGCTACTATACGTTATGAACAACGTTCCAACTTTTCATGAGTAAGTCGAACTTTCCTTCTTTCCCCTCATAAGAAATGGCATTTATTTTCATAGAATATTATTTGGTATAGGCCtagtttttgttttatatttaataacTCCCGTTTATCAAATTAATTATCAGATAATTTTGGGCGAACTGTTTTCTGTCCATTCAAAGTGTAATTGAGGTgaacatgtatgtgtgtggccCACAGGTACACATAATACTTATTACCTTTAATGACACTGTgcagtcatttttatttttattggagtTCATTATTATGCGGATCCATACAGCGAACCTGCCAAGGCTGTCCTCATACCCGCGTATTAAGAATCGGAATGAACTCTCAATAAAACGTCTTCATGGTACTTTTTCCATTAACACCACCACGTggacataaaaaaaacaaatgatctGTAAAATTACCCGGCAGGCATTCTATTTTACTGAGGCCATTACGATTTAgtaaattttcttatatttgccGGCAAAACGGGATAATTTATGGTTATTTTCTCAAATTTATAAATGAAGCACTCGACTCAAAAGGGTCGAAATATGAAGAAGCCCTTAGCCCAGGCGGTCAAATGTGAACGCTGACTATTAAGCAGGTTCTGGGCGCACAAATAATGGCAGCCCTACGGTCCTGTTGTCGCAGGAATACTTTTTTCCATAGAAATTGGTTTGGATTGACCTTGGATTTTTCAGGAGTATACATTAGAAATGAATTACTGTaaaggaatatatatatatatatatatatatatatatatatatatatatatatatatatatatatatatatatatattaattattttcatttttcccTTGTGTTGTTTCCAATAGTTTTCTGTGTTCATTATATTGCAGAACCTTGTTTCTAACTTCACACTTTTAAATACTTATACACAGCTCACTGGCCACCCGTGTCAATTTTAACACAGTAAACTCACTTTGATTTCTTTCTGAGGTCTTATTTGTTCATTGCTTTCCTTTCTCTCTGTTTAGGCCGCTAGTGATACTGGGCACCGGGCTGGCGGTATCGGGGGCCATGTCTCTTCTTGCGTTTCTCTCGGTGCAGCGTAAACAACCCAAAGATATCCTCTTCTACGGTAAGCAACAAGGATAGGTGTGATCTTGTGAGACGCGAGCGGATCAGATTTTTACAGCCCCAAATCGTAATGAAAAAGAGCCGCGGAGCAATTCGAGATAAAacaaaaagattatgaaaaatacCGATGGCTCCACTGCGACCGGCGAGACGAGGGAAATGCCGCAAAACAGGATACAGGCAGGGCAGCAAAATGAAAATATGATAGGCTGGAACGCTGCACAGCTGTTATCAGCTGCAACGGATATGAAGAGATTTAAACACAGAGCCCAAGAGGGAGCAAGTACACACAATTACCCCCATCACACGGAGAGTAACTATTTTAGTATTTCCAATAAATCAATGCGGCACAGATCTCGCTCAAATAAAGCTTAGGCCTAACAGTCACACTTAAAGAGACACTGTGCCTGTGGCGGGGTTATGATGATGTTTTCTCAGTTAGCCTGTCATCCCGTCGCTAATGAGACTTCACAATGGGGCAGTGAGAAGGCAGGCGGCCTCCAGCTGAAAgtgcacttcctgttttttgtcCTCCTGATTCTCGGCGCTCTCGCTGTTTCACACCGCAGCGCATCCACCAAACTCCACCCCCTCCCACTCTGGCACGAGCCCTTCCTTGCGCAGCCGTTTCAGAAAACATTCTTATCCATTTCTACAGTGACAGAAATCCAACAGGCAGTATAAACAATAGCTTTATATATCTGTACCTGCCTGTGTCTGTATGGACACATATAAagagcacagagacacacatgtgGTGGACTACAGTTCAGCTTGGTCTCCTCTAGGTCTTTACTTTGGAAACTCAAATGTCCTTCTTAACATTCAAAGCACACAGCACAAGAATTTCCGCCATGGCAGTGATTTCAACCAGAACACGCAAACAGTCAGTATTTTcggaaacactttacttaaagtagacatcataatgcactatagataccttcatcatgcattataatggtcagtataagccatTATTATGAAAGAATTAATAGTGCATTATACATGAGAGCTTCACATAGCGTTGATTATACTTAATAAATATGGCTATAATGTCtgtttttataaataattatagGCGTGTTTATAATACATCATCAATGCATTAACATGCAttttgaaggtatctataatgcattatacatgggtgctttaagtaaagtgttaccatattttttttccagtattcTCTAGCAGTTGCGTATCAGGTGACTATTTTGCCAGTTATggagagctggaaaacaagTAAGGCAAGTTAACATTAGTGTGAATGAGGAACTGTTATTGTAATTAATTTCCAAGTAACTGGAATAATTTGACTATCAGAGCACACACATAAAATTTGCCCAATTTTTCTTGAGGTTGGCTGGAGAGCTGGGCATATCTTCTGtgtctgtgtacatgtgtgaaCATTACAGTGAGCTCCTGTCTCTCTCGCAGTGTGTGTCCAGTTCGCTTTCACGTCAGTCTTGAAGCTGACCAATGCTTTGGAACAGGACGGCTTCACGTCAGGGTTCGTGGGATTTTACCAAAGGAAGGTTAGTGCCAATGAATGACGCACTTAACTCAAGCTCATACACTAACTTACCCAACTCGCCTGCCAGTGGACTATCAGCAAAGGATTATGGGATTAGGGGGATAACGTAAAGGGTCATCATTCTAATGACATCTTTCATGTACCATGAAGGGGGAGCCATGCATGGTGACCGCTTATGCCATCATGATGTGCTACTGGGAAGGTGTGGTGCACTTCCTCCTGTATCTTCTGCTGCTGCACCACAGGGCAAAGGCGTAGGTACCACTACAACTGTCCTGTGTCTGTCCTTGGTCCCCAGACTTTACAGTCATGAAATCTTTAAGTCACAGCTCAGTGCTACACAAGCCCATTTCCTTAAGATCTGAGTAAACAGTGAGCCTAACAAAGAACAGGATCATCagatccagaaaaaaaaaaatgtttcaaccCACCATTTGACTATAAAGAGtcgcagtcacagagtactcaactggtcggttgaaacaaaaccttggtctggatttttactttctggacctgaactttccaccactGGATAAAATGTACTACAAAGGCTATTTCTTGAAGGAGAAACAATGATTGATGGAGGGGAAACAATGATTGATGGATGGTTTTAATAAACAGGTAACAGAATGAAGGTTCTCAATGTCACTCTGCAGGAACCAGTACCGTGGTATGGGGCTCTTTTGGGCCGGCTCTTCCTTTGCCAGCACGTCTGTCTTCATCCCTGGAAGTGTCATTGGTGAGGCCCATTCTCTGTCCTGTAGCTTTAAATAAGGGAACATTTCATGTGTTAGCATTGTGCTCCTGGAGCAACATGGCTGACATTTGTGCAGCAGGACTAAGATGGGTTGTCTTTGCTTCTGCCTTATACAACAccactgtgactgtgacatGCTTTGATTACTCGCAGTTACTCCCCAGGCGGGTTTATTTCGTATTGCTGGTTATCATTATGCAACAATGAAAATAGACTCATTCATAGTATTTTCTATAATCTCGTCATGATTCAATAGGATGAAATGCACTATGAGGTCCACAGGGCTGGTTTTCTCCAAATGGGTAATTTTCCAATTGTCACACCCTCAGGCAAATACGGCTCAAATATATATCCAGCCTTCTGGCTGAACGTACTCCTCCTGCTGGGGTCTGTGTGGGTGGCAGCCTCGCTGCTCTCCAGCCTAAGAGAGCTGCCGGTGATTCCCGCTGATGAGGTGAGGGTACCATGCGGGCCAACGACAGGGGTGGGACTTTGGGGGCATGGATGCAGTGGGTGGGCAGAGCATGAGGTATGACTCCACCAGCACAAAGGCTGTATTTAGGCTTGTTGGCTTTCcatcagctgcactgtacatgaCACTTGGCGACTTTTGCTAAAATTTCTGTTGCCTGTCTTCCAGGTCGAGTCTGTACAGAGAAAAACCCTCCTGACCCGGCCCATCGACCTGCTCCTGGTGACCTCCCTCTTGGGCGTGATGGTTTTCACGGTGTTCCGGGGCCTTGTGAGTCCCACTTCATGCGGCGCTTTTTATTCGATCCGGGTGTCGCCCACAATAACCCAGACAGCTCAGCATAAAGGGGAAGTCTGTAAAAAAATCAATTGTTTCATAAACTATACCTCAGGTTCCTCATGTTTAGTATATTTGATTTGGCACAGTGTCACACAGGGCTGATGAAAAAGAGCCACTGTGAAGTCTGAAGATGTTTTAAGAGCAGCTGTCGTTTTTGTGACCACCTGCCAGACAATGTTCCTTGTCTCTCtatgtctctctttctctctctctcactctgtctctctctcactcaggtAGTTCTTGATTGTCCCCTGGATTCCTGTTTTAACTACATCTACCAATATGAACCATACCTGAAGGACCCAGTTGGCTATCCTAGGGTCATGGTGAGTGAGATGAATTAACCTTTCATCACAGAAGAATATAGACCATTGGAGAGCTTAGAAACATATCTGCaacatttgttttcttttttaagaAGGCAGAGCAGTAAAGGTGTTTGCCTGGGAAGAGCATGAAAATGGCAGGTCTACTTGCTTGTCATTCTCCGGTAGACTCTGTCAGCTGAGCCGTCACGCTATCGGTGATCTTATCATGACTCGTTTTCTGACAAAAGAGAAAGCAGTTGGTCATCTGTAATGCAACCGGAGTTTGATAACATAATCGGCTCGACCATGTGCATGGTCCAAACAGGGGCCAAACAGTGTGAGGGAAAAGTAGACTCCGAATTACCGTCGTTGACTAAAATTTCCAAATACCGATGATGACAGAAGCACTGCAAACAAGACAAGAAGAAATGACTGTTTGCACAGCGGCTGTGGCAGCTTCACAGAGCACGCTTCGATGCTACACCATGTCTCCTATGCTCTATACCATGTCTCCTATGCCCTACACCATGTCTCCTATGCCCTACACCATGTCTCCTATGCCCTACACCATGTCTCCTATGCTCTATACCATGTCTCCTATGCCCTACACCATGTCTCCTATGCTCTACACCACGTCTCCTATGCTCTGCACCATGTCTCCTATGCTCTACACCATGTGTCCAATGCCCTACACCATGTGTTCTATGCTCTGCACCATGTGTCCTATGCTCTACACAATGTCTTCTATGCTCTACACCATGTCTCCTATGCTCTACACCGAtgtttcccaaaccagtcctcagggacctgcagacagtccacatttttcaccaggacctgggagggagcaaaaatgtggactgtgagTCCCCAAGGAacaggttgggaaacattgctcTATACTCAGAGTCTACTATTAGTGTAGGTAACCTGTGTCAGTCAGCTAACTCCATAGTTAACATAAAGGTGAGGAACAAGGACAGACTCTGATTCTGAGCAGTACGCTATGTAATATTGTAATACTAAGAGATATTTTGCTTTCTGCAGATGCTGGTCTACCTATTCTATGGCCTACCACTGATGGCTGCATTTGTCTATGGGCTTGTTACACCTGGTTGCACTTGGATGCTGGACTGGACGGTGTTATTCGCCGGGTTCATGGCTCAGGTAACATGACTCTACCTGCACGCCTATAACTTCCTATAAATGCACTCGTGAGCTCTCTGCCCCGCAGTGGTGACAATGAGTGCGACGTTCTCGTGTGCTGTTAGCCTCATAAGCACAAACCAAAACGATATTTGATACATTTTGTAAGAAATCCCGTGTTTCAGtcatttttaaggtaatttacATGATTGCAATTATTAGTTTAGGGGGCTACTGCTTGGACCACTGGACTTTTAACAGCACATTAGCAACTATTTAGTGACTTGTCACGTTTTTTTCGTTAAGGGTTCATAAAGCCCAGGTTTAATCGTGGCATCCCAGAATTCTTCAAAGGGCTGCGCCCCCTATTGGTCAAGTCCTAGAATTGCCCCCAGAACTACCAAAATAGTACAGAGGATAGAACTATGGAATCAATGTccaaaatacattttaagttttttttccatagcactggcctttatttaaaaaatgtcagtaatACACTGACATATCCTGGTTTACGTCTGTGCTGTATGAGAAATATCATGAAAAGTCTTCCGTTGCTCTTTTATTTGCTTGTATAAAACATGCAGCTAACGACATCAGTCATGTTCTTCATCTTGCTGTTGCTTTGTTGGTACCTTTAAGTAATCGTGAAGCTCAGTGTTgtctaaccactgcacctctAACCCCACCTCCACCCCTAGGCGCAGTGGTGCCACATCAGTGCGTCGCTACACCCACGCACCCCCTACACCTACAGAATCCCAGAGGAGATGTGGCAGGCCGTGCTCCTGGTCAACCTGGCGTATGTGTCAGCTCCGCTCCTGTTGGGCCTCCGCTGCCTCTGGAGCCCCGCCTTCTTCATGAAGACCGTCCCTCCAGGACGGGTCACCAAAGAGAAGAAGAGTGACTGacaaaacaaccccccccctccacacgcACATAAAACAAACACCCGAGCCTTATTAAAGAAACCATACGCTccaaaaaaatgaccaaaaattaACAGGTTACTGTGAGAGATTATTTAATCCACTATGATTCCCTGGTGGAGATGCATCACTGAAACCAAATCCCATTTTCTCACAACAGTAAACTGCTTCCTACCGACCATGTCGACATTACTGAACATTTCTGCTCTCTGCTTGGACCACTGGACTTTT
This genomic interval from Brienomyrus brachyistius isolate T26 chromosome 21, BBRACH_0.4, whole genome shotgun sequence contains the following:
- the LOC125716545 gene encoding transmembrane 6 superfamily member 2-like, which translates into the protein MKMKIYQEICVFFVSLSTPVLLYVMNNVPTFHEPLVILGTGLAVSGAMSLLAFLSVQRKQPKDILFYVCVQFAFTSVLKLTNALEQDGFTSGFVGFYQRKGEPCMVTAYAIMMCYWEGVVHFLLYLLLLHHRAKANQYRGMGLFWAGSSFASTSVFIPGSVIGKYGSNIYPAFWLNVLLLLGSVWVAASLLSSLRELPVIPADEVESVQRKTLLTRPIDLLLVTSLLGVMVFTVFRGLVVLDCPLDSCFNYIYQYEPYLKDPVGYPRVMMLVYLFYGLPLMAAFVYGLVTPGCTWMLDWTVLFAGFMAQAQWCHISASLHPRTPYTYRIPEEMWQAVLLVNLAYVSAPLLLGLRCLWSPAFFMKTVPPGRVTKEKKSD